A portion of the Rhodococcus pseudokoreensis genome contains these proteins:
- a CDS encoding response regulator, producing MDESATTIRVLLIDDHAVVRRGITSFLASTDDIVVAAEAGDGVEALEKLADMAAHQQLPDVALLDLVMPRMDGVETAKEIAARYPTVRVVVLTSFGETERVHAALANGASGYLLKDADPSEVEAAIRASTRDEVFLDTAIARQLTHQMITPAAGLRALSARERDVLILVARGMSNRAIATELSISERTARTHVGNVLAKMHLNSRTQAALVAVREGLVQP from the coding sequence ATGGACGAGTCGGCCACAACGATTCGTGTACTCCTCATCGACGATCACGCGGTCGTCCGGCGCGGAATCACCAGCTTCCTCGCCTCCACCGACGACATCGTCGTCGCGGCCGAAGCCGGCGACGGCGTGGAAGCCCTGGAGAAGCTCGCCGACATGGCGGCACACCAGCAGCTGCCCGACGTTGCCCTGCTCGACCTCGTCATGCCCCGAATGGACGGGGTGGAGACCGCCAAGGAAATCGCGGCCCGCTACCCCACTGTCCGGGTCGTCGTCCTGACCAGCTTCGGGGAGACCGAACGAGTGCACGCCGCGCTCGCCAACGGCGCCTCCGGATATCTCCTCAAGGATGCCGATCCGTCCGAGGTCGAGGCTGCGATCCGCGCCTCGACCCGCGACGAGGTGTTCCTCGACACCGCGATCGCCCGCCAACTGACCCACCAGATGATCACGCCCGCAGCCGGACTGCGAGCGTTGAGTGCCCGCGAACGCGACGTCCTCATCCTCGTCGCCCGCGGCATGTCGAACCGTGCCATCGCCACGGAGCTGTCGATCAGCGAACGCACCGCGCGCACCCACGTAGGCAACGTGCTGGCGAAGATGCACCTCAACTCACGCACCCAGGCCGCACTCGTCGCGGTCCGGGAGGGCCTCGTTCAGCCCTGA
- the purU gene encoding formyltetrahydrofolate deformylase: MTHSYVLTFSCVDEPGIVSAVSTALLQLGCTITDAQHFDDQLTGRFFSRIQFDTVRADLEKSEVAAGLSPVLASFGATWAIRGTEERMRVLIMASKLDHCLVDLLYRWRTGELAMDVVGIVSNHPREVYQNIDLGDLPFHHLPVTKDTKAEQESKLLGIVEEYQVDLVVLARYMQILSDDVSAKLAGKCINIHHSFLPGFKGAKPYHQAHARGVKLIGATAHYVTGDLDEGPIIVQDVEPVSHRDTPDQLVRKGRDIERRVLASAVHHHLTGRVLTNAGTTVVFPD; encoded by the coding sequence ATGACCCATTCCTATGTCTTGACCTTTTCGTGCGTCGACGAGCCGGGCATCGTCAGCGCCGTCTCGACCGCTCTGCTGCAGTTGGGCTGCACCATCACCGACGCGCAGCATTTCGACGATCAGCTGACCGGGCGGTTCTTCTCGCGGATCCAGTTCGACACCGTGCGCGCCGACTTGGAGAAGTCCGAGGTGGCCGCGGGGCTGTCGCCGGTGCTGGCCTCGTTCGGTGCGACGTGGGCGATCCGCGGCACGGAGGAGCGCATGCGGGTGCTGATCATGGCGTCGAAGCTCGATCACTGCCTGGTGGACCTGCTGTATCGGTGGCGGACCGGGGAGTTGGCGATGGATGTGGTCGGTATCGTGTCGAATCATCCCCGCGAGGTGTATCAGAACATCGACCTCGGGGACCTGCCGTTCCACCACCTTCCGGTCACCAAGGACACCAAAGCCGAGCAGGAGAGCAAGCTGCTCGGAATCGTCGAGGAATACCAGGTCGACCTCGTCGTCCTCGCCCGCTACATGCAAATCCTGTCCGACGACGTGTCGGCGAAACTGGCCGGCAAGTGCATCAACATCCACCACTCGTTCCTGCCGGGATTCAAGGGTGCGAAGCCCTATCACCAGGCGCACGCGCGGGGCGTCAAATTGATCGGCGCCACAGCGCATTACGTGACCGGGGATCTGGACGAGGGGCCGATCATCGTGCAGGACGTCGAGCCGGTCAGTCACCGCGACACCCCGGACCAGCTCGTGCGGAAGGGCCGCGACATCGAACGCCGCGTGCTCGCCTCGGCGGTCCACCATCATCTGACCGGGCGGGTGCTGACCAACGCCGGCACGACGGTGGTCTTCCCCGACTGA
- a CDS encoding aminomethyltransferase family protein yields the protein MRTAPEVYAWSRFGQPEYTDWLDESMSWKETCYIGDWSFLWQHRFTGPDALRLFSDISVNSFAKFDHGQSKHLIHTNTNGKVIHEGILTRFGDDDYMLHGRGGFWASYQLGRTDYDVKVQQEDWFIYQVSGPNSVKVLEKVSGQTGLRDTGFMRLHPITVAGHKIWALRQGMSGEIGFELQGPKEYGQEIYDVIVEAGQEFGIRKLGGRVAMINHLEACFPTIATDYIPAIFDEDMAEYLEVFSSSMPSFAQPAYIAGSYDGREISEYYRSPVELGWARNINFDHDFLGRAALEAEKADPRRVIRTLVWDADDVQDVFASLFRPGENYPYMEMPRDQRGFMWADKVTAGDDLVGVATSRGYSYYYRQMLSLSTIDVAHSEPGTELTVHWGRPDGPQKAIRATVAPAPYKPDRRRADLRTA from the coding sequence ATGCGCACCGCACCCGAGGTGTACGCGTGGAGCCGGTTCGGGCAGCCCGAGTACACCGATTGGCTCGACGAGAGCATGTCGTGGAAGGAGACCTGCTATATCGGCGACTGGTCGTTTCTGTGGCAGCACCGGTTCACCGGCCCGGACGCGCTGCGGCTGTTCTCGGACATCTCCGTCAACAGCTTCGCCAAGTTCGACCACGGCCAGTCCAAGCACCTGATCCACACGAACACGAACGGCAAGGTCATCCACGAGGGGATTTTGACCCGGTTCGGTGACGACGACTACATGCTGCACGGTCGTGGCGGTTTCTGGGCCAGCTATCAGCTCGGCCGCACCGACTACGACGTGAAGGTGCAGCAGGAGGACTGGTTCATCTACCAGGTCTCCGGCCCGAACTCGGTGAAGGTGCTCGAGAAGGTCAGCGGCCAGACCGGTCTGCGGGACACCGGATTCATGCGGCTGCATCCGATCACGGTCGCCGGCCACAAGATCTGGGCGCTGCGGCAGGGCATGTCCGGTGAGATCGGGTTCGAGTTGCAGGGACCGAAGGAGTACGGGCAGGAGATCTACGACGTCATCGTCGAGGCCGGTCAGGAGTTCGGGATCCGCAAGCTCGGCGGCCGGGTCGCGATGATCAATCACCTCGAGGCGTGTTTCCCCACCATCGCCACCGACTACATCCCCGCGATCTTCGACGAGGACATGGCCGAGTACCTGGAGGTGTTCTCCTCCTCGATGCCCTCGTTCGCGCAGCCGGCGTACATCGCGGGCAGCTACGACGGCCGCGAGATCAGCGAGTACTACCGGAGCCCGGTCGAGCTCGGCTGGGCTCGCAACATCAACTTCGACCACGACTTCCTCGGTCGTGCCGCGCTCGAGGCGGAGAAGGCCGACCCTCGTCGGGTGATCCGCACACTGGTGTGGGATGCCGACGACGTCCAGGACGTCTTCGCGTCCCTGTTCCGGCCGGGGGAGAACTACCCCTACATGGAGATGCCACGGGACCAGCGCGGGTTCATGTGGGCGGACAAGGTGACCGCCGGCGACGACCTGGTGGGTGTCGCGACCTCCCGAGGTTACAGCTACTACTACCGGCAGATGCTCTCGCTCAGCACGATCGACGTCGCCCACAGCGAACCGGGCACCGAACTGACCGTGCACTGGGGTCGCCCGGACGGCCCGCAGAAGGCGATCCGTGCCACCGTGGCCCCGGCGCCGTACAAGCCGGACCGCCGCCGCGCCGACCTCCGCACCGCCTAA
- a CDS encoding FUSC family protein, with translation MAFRFAQEAVRFLAVSDPGRLRLRAAAATTITVVLAMVVLLPGSHVIGQPLTVALLGTVVAMQSSAAVKDRDQRSRVITTLLLVFPAVAAVSMSAVLSQFGKVADVGFIVVLFAAVWVRRYGPRGTALGMVAFICYFFALFLRAEPGQIPILAVSIVAGVGISLLVRIVILPDRPGLEVKRLVRALRAASIDVLEVASRRSDRNLDLLRRKLDRLGNTALMIDDWLDRNDAAQLLSVTNDDLSVRIFDAQIATEQLVSALWALDPNKSWPNSLGQATTALGSCLQNNPSDDQLRAARRLATAAADKSDPSTPAGIATAVAMRAVQAHIAIHHITNNALRTESEPRKKPDEGKETDTGWNPSTKAAIQVAVATSAATILGELISPDRWYWAVLTAFLVFTGASTRGEILSRAGHRVVGTIAGVLAGVLLSALVGNNRPLQLLLLVVCVFFAFYLVTVAYALLSFFVTVMLAMLYGLLGTFSIEVLELRIYETAAGGIVGIAAAYFIFSTGTRSTLLSKIDDYLDQMTAIIDTAIGAVVQQGSDTDLVADIRKLDNALKDLVTAGKPLEMGPTTRTRRGAKRLLRIMTASNRSSHALARAGVSASRGEPDSGPSQATATALRQAAEVTKETIADVKRALAGEHVEPPEKLTETSAPDVMLQATATPGPVRSAVRSLSTLNRTMGEALTRV, from the coding sequence ATGGCTTTTCGGTTCGCGCAGGAGGCAGTCCGTTTTCTCGCGGTGTCCGATCCCGGCAGGCTGCGGCTCCGTGCCGCAGCCGCTACGACGATCACTGTCGTGCTCGCGATGGTGGTGCTGCTGCCGGGTTCCCATGTGATCGGGCAGCCACTGACCGTCGCGTTGCTCGGGACGGTCGTGGCGATGCAGTCCTCGGCGGCGGTCAAGGACAGGGATCAGCGCAGCAGGGTGATCACGACACTGCTGCTCGTGTTCCCTGCAGTCGCGGCGGTATCGATGTCGGCGGTGCTGTCACAGTTTGGGAAGGTCGCCGATGTGGGCTTCATCGTGGTGCTCTTCGCGGCCGTCTGGGTGCGGCGCTACGGCCCGCGGGGTACGGCTCTCGGGATGGTCGCGTTCATCTGCTACTTTTTCGCGCTCTTCCTTCGGGCCGAGCCTGGGCAGATTCCCATCCTCGCCGTGTCCATCGTCGCCGGTGTCGGTATCTCGCTCCTCGTCCGTATCGTGATTCTGCCGGATCGGCCCGGGCTCGAAGTCAAACGGTTGGTTCGGGCGCTGCGGGCCGCGTCGATCGACGTGCTGGAGGTGGCGTCGCGCAGGAGTGATCGGAATCTCGATCTCCTCCGCAGGAAACTCGACCGGCTCGGAAACACAGCGCTGATGATCGACGACTGGCTCGACCGCAACGATGCCGCCCAGCTCCTGAGCGTCACAAACGATGATCTGTCCGTTCGCATCTTCGACGCGCAAATTGCTACCGAACAACTTGTCAGCGCACTGTGGGCGCTCGACCCGAACAAGTCGTGGCCGAATTCGCTGGGGCAGGCGACCACGGCACTGGGATCGTGTCTGCAGAACAATCCGTCGGACGACCAACTCCGCGCTGCCCGACGCCTCGCCACCGCGGCCGCAGACAAGTCCGATCCCTCGACTCCGGCGGGTATCGCGACCGCCGTCGCGATGCGAGCAGTGCAGGCACACATCGCGATCCATCACATCACCAACAATGCGTTGCGAACAGAATCCGAGCCGAGGAAGAAGCCGGACGAGGGTAAGGAAACGGACACCGGATGGAATCCGAGCACCAAAGCTGCGATCCAGGTCGCCGTCGCGACCAGCGCTGCAACGATTCTCGGTGAGCTCATCTCGCCCGACCGCTGGTACTGGGCGGTCCTGACGGCCTTCCTCGTTTTCACCGGAGCGTCTACCCGCGGTGAGATTCTCTCTCGCGCAGGCCACCGGGTCGTCGGCACCATCGCGGGAGTTCTTGCAGGAGTATTGCTGTCTGCGTTGGTCGGAAACAACCGGCCGTTGCAGCTGCTCCTGCTCGTCGTCTGCGTGTTCTTCGCGTTCTACCTCGTCACGGTTGCCTACGCACTGCTCTCCTTCTTCGTCACCGTCATGCTTGCGATGTTGTACGGACTGCTCGGCACATTCAGCATCGAGGTACTCGAACTGCGCATCTACGAAACGGCGGCCGGAGGAATCGTCGGAATAGCTGCGGCGTACTTCATCTTCTCCACCGGAACGAGATCGACGCTGCTCTCGAAGATCGACGACTACCTCGATCAGATGACTGCCATCATCGACACCGCTATCGGAGCCGTCGTCCAACAAGGCAGCGACACTGACCTCGTCGCCGACATCCGGAAGCTGGACAACGCGCTGAAGGACCTTGTCACGGCGGGCAAACCCTTGGAAATGGGACCGACGACGCGGACCCGTCGGGGAGCGAAACGGTTGTTGCGGATCATGACGGCCAGCAATCGGTCGTCTCATGCACTTGCCCGAGCGGGGGTGAGTGCCTCTCGCGGCGAACCGGACAGCGGACCGTCGCAGGCGACCGCGACGGCATTGCGCCAAGCAGCCGAGGTCACCAAGGAAACCATCGCCGACGTCAAACGCGCACTCGCCGGCGAGCACGTAGAGCCTCCAGAGAAACTCACCGAAACCTCGGCACCCGACGTCATGCTGCAGGCGACTGCTACGCCCGGGCCGGTTCGCAGTGCCGTCCGCTCGCTCAGCACCCTCAACCGCACAATGGGGGAGGCATTGACGCGTGTGTGA
- a CDS encoding DUF6907 domain-containing protein — MNTNDTTGTDCASWCTNEDARGRTDHTCIGDNSECIELTAALDYLTLDENGVESSFCFVTPVQEADRRPGVSMTWEVGHHPEFRPRLTPEEARRIAAELVATADLVEGRR; from the coding sequence ATGAACACCAACGACACGACCGGAACCGACTGCGCATCCTGGTGCACCAACGAGGACGCCCGCGGGCGCACCGATCACACCTGCATCGGCGACAACAGCGAATGCATCGAGCTGACCGCAGCACTGGACTACCTAACACTCGACGAAAACGGCGTCGAATCGTCCTTCTGCTTCGTCACGCCCGTCCAAGAGGCAGACCGCCGACCCGGCGTCTCCATGACCTGGGAAGTCGGTCACCACCCCGAGTTCCGGCCACGCCTGACACCGGAAGAGGCCCGCAGGATCGCCGCCGAACTGGTCGCGACCGCCGACCTGGTAGAGGGTCGCCGATGA
- a CDS encoding RNA-guided endonuclease InsQ/TnpB family protein: MVGRVVKRAFKYRFYPTAVQAEQLARTFGCTRYVYNRALAERTRAWSQEQRRITYSDTSTMLTGWKRDTETEWLMEPSKGPLQESLRQLQGAFEKFWRKQTRYPQFKKKGQSKDSATYYSNCFTYLGGQLRLAKQSEPLDIRWSRPLPEGAVPSQVTVSRNARGHYHISILVEDTITELEPVDRVVGLDAGITSLYTLSTGEKITNPRHERRDRARLAKAQRALAKKQKGSRNRAKARLKVAKMHGRIADRRRDYLHKLSTRLVRENQVIAIEDLSVRNMVKNRSSSRAISDAGWSEFRSMLEYKADWYGRRVVAIDRFHPSSKTCSVCGAVASAMPLNVREWTCRCGSVHDRDVNAAKNILAVGLTVAARGDGVRPPRT; encoded by the coding sequence ATGGTGGGGAGGGTGGTGAAGCGGGCGTTCAAGTACCGTTTCTATCCGACTGCGGTGCAGGCGGAACAGCTTGCTCGGACGTTCGGGTGCACCCGGTATGTCTACAACCGGGCGTTGGCCGAGCGGACGCGTGCCTGGTCGCAGGAGCAGCGGCGGATCACCTACAGCGACACCTCGACGATGCTCACCGGATGGAAACGGGACACCGAGACCGAGTGGTTGATGGAGCCGTCGAAGGGGCCGCTGCAGGAATCGCTGCGGCAATTGCAGGGCGCGTTCGAGAAGTTCTGGCGCAAACAGACCCGCTACCCGCAATTCAAGAAGAAGGGCCAGTCGAAGGATTCGGCGACCTACTACTCGAACTGCTTCACCTACCTGGGCGGGCAGCTCCGGTTGGCCAAGCAGTCCGAACCCCTGGATATTCGGTGGTCGAGGCCGCTTCCGGAGGGGGCCGTGCCGTCGCAGGTGACGGTCTCGCGTAACGCTCGCGGTCATTACCACATTTCGATCCTCGTCGAGGACACGATCACCGAACTCGAGCCGGTCGATCGGGTGGTCGGGCTCGACGCCGGGATCACCAGCCTCTACACGCTCTCGACGGGGGAGAAGATCACCAACCCACGCCACGAGCGCAGGGACCGTGCGCGGCTGGCGAAGGCGCAGCGGGCGCTGGCCAAGAAGCAGAAAGGATCCCGGAACCGGGCCAAGGCCCGACTGAAGGTCGCGAAGATGCATGGCCGGATCGCCGATCGGCGTCGCGATTATCTGCACAAACTCTCCACTCGACTGGTGCGCGAAAACCAAGTGATCGCCATCGAGGATCTGAGTGTGCGGAACATGGTGAAGAATCGGTCGTCGTCGCGGGCGATCTCGGATGCGGGTTGGTCCGAGTTCCGGTCGATGCTCGAGTACAAGGCCGACTGGTACGGGCGCCGGGTGGTGGCGATCGATCGGTTTCATCCGTCGTCGAAGACCTGCTCGGTGTGCGGGGCGGTCGCGTCGGCGATGCCGCTGAATGTGCGGGAGTGGACGTGCCGATGCGGCTCCGTCCACGATCGGGATGTGAATGCGGCGAAGAATATTTTGGCCGTCGGACTGACCGTGGCAGCCCGCGGAGACGGTGTGAGACCACCCCGCACATAA
- a CDS encoding IS3 family transposase (programmed frameshift), with protein sequence MVAPRKYPDELRERATRMAIDARRDPETRAGAYKRVADQLGVHPEALRTWVKRVEIDEGLRPGTTSDDASRLAELEREVKELRRANTILKQASGFLRGGAGPPTQVKVEFIDQFKGDHGVQPICDTLKDTDTDAAIAPSTYYAAKTRPESARSNRDRELTDQITAIHDHNYSVYGVRKVYAEMHRQGTPVARCTVARLMKEAGLKGIVRSKSPRTTRPAAETERPADLVERSFVADAPNQLWVADITYCRTFSGWVYAAFVIDVFSRMVVGWQVATSLYTDLALDALEMAIWRRTRAGTDLSGLIHHSDRGVQYRAIRYTDRLDEADAVASVGSRGDSYDNALAEAYNSLFKAELIRNKGPWYGINDVEFAVAEYVDWFNERRLHGELGQVPPAEFEMMHASNLEQIPLLETR encoded by the exons ATGGTCGCACCACGGAAGTACCCCGACGAGCTGCGCGAACGCGCCACCCGGATGGCCATCGACGCCCGCAGAGACCCCGAGACCAGGGCCGGCGCCTACAAGCGCGTCGCTGACCAACTCGGCGTTCATCCCGAGGCGCTGCGGACGTGGGTCAAACGCGTCGAGATCGACGAAGGCCTGCGTCCGGGGACCACGAGTGACGATGCATCCCGCCTCGCCGAACTCGAACGCGAAGTCAAAGAGCTACGCCGAGCGAACACGATCCTCAAGCAGGCTTCGG GCTTTCTTCGCGGCGGAGCTGGACCGCCCACACAGGTGAAGGTCGAGTTCATCGACCAGTTCAAAGGTGACCACGGCGTCCAGCCGATCTGCGACACGTTGAAAGATACCGATACCGATGCCGCGATCGCGCCGAGCACCTACTACGCCGCCAAGACACGGCCGGAATCGGCCCGTTCAAACCGCGACCGGGAGTTGACTGACCAGATCACCGCCATCCACGACCACAACTACAGCGTCTACGGCGTCAGAAAGGTCTATGCCGAAATGCACCGCCAAGGCACACCGGTGGCCCGGTGCACGGTGGCACGACTGATGAAGGAAGCAGGTTTGAAAGGTATTGTGCGGAGCAAGAGTCCACGCACGACACGACCGGCAGCGGAGACCGAGCGTCCCGCTGATCTGGTCGAGCGCAGCTTCGTTGCCGACGCTCCGAACCAGCTGTGGGTCGCCGACATCACCTACTGTCGAACATTCTCCGGCTGGGTCTACGCAGCGTTCGTGATCGACGTCTTCTCCCGCATGGTCGTCGGCTGGCAGGTCGCGACCTCGCTGTATACCGATCTCGCGCTCGACGCACTGGAAATGGCGATCTGGCGGCGCACCCGCGCGGGAACTGACCTATCGGGTCTGATTCACCACTCCGACCGCGGAGTGCAATATCGAGCGATCCGCTACACCGACCGCCTCGACGAGGCAGATGCGGTGGCTTCCGTTGGGTCACGCGGCGATTCGTACGACAACGCCCTCGCCGAGGCGTACAACAGCCTGTTCAAAGCCGAGCTGATCCGCAACAAAGGCCCCTGGTACGGCATCAACGACGTCGAGTTCGCCGTCGCCGAATACGTCGACTGGTTCAACGAGCGCAGGTTGCACGGCGAACTCGGTCAGGTCCCACCCGCCGAGTTCGAGATGATGCATGCCTCGAACCTTGAACAGATCCCACTACTGGAAACCAGATAA
- a CDS encoding epoxide hydrolase family protein: MYGEITPFEVHVEDSVLDDLRQRLASTRWPDQIPGSGWERGADGDYLRALVDYWRDDFDWRAAERVQNTWPQFLTTLDGARVHFFHVRSPHPEARPLMLTHGWPSTPLEFLKVIGPLTDPTAYGGRAEDACHVVAPSLPGFGWSLPTTESGWHPGRIARAWLELMARLGYERFAAHGTDWGSVVSTEMAREAPERLAGLHLALLVSGLRPRDGVLTPEEEHQQQANEALRASELGYVMLQSTKPQTLSYALADSPVGQAAWIAEKLRSWTDCDGDLESVLTKDEILTSVTTFWATGTGGSSGRLYHEARLAALGSTPRQGRIGVPTAVALFPRELYPTSRRIASEHYNIVRWTPMARGGHFGAWEQPELLVADLRAFLAGL, encoded by the coding sequence ATGTACGGCGAGATCACGCCGTTCGAGGTCCACGTCGAGGACAGCGTGCTCGACGACCTTCGGCAGCGGCTGGCATCGACGCGATGGCCCGACCAGATCCCGGGCTCAGGATGGGAGCGCGGAGCCGACGGCGACTACCTGCGCGCCCTGGTCGACTACTGGCGCGACGACTTCGACTGGCGCGCGGCCGAGCGCGTGCAGAACACGTGGCCACAGTTCCTCACCACACTCGACGGGGCACGCGTCCACTTCTTCCACGTGCGCTCGCCGCATCCCGAGGCGAGGCCGCTGATGCTGACGCACGGGTGGCCGAGTACGCCACTGGAGTTCCTGAAGGTGATAGGTCCGCTGACGGATCCGACGGCATACGGCGGACGAGCCGAGGACGCCTGCCACGTGGTCGCGCCGTCGCTGCCCGGGTTCGGCTGGAGCTTGCCGACGACGGAGAGCGGCTGGCATCCGGGCCGCATCGCGCGCGCCTGGCTCGAGCTCATGGCGCGCCTCGGATACGAGCGGTTCGCGGCCCACGGGACCGACTGGGGATCGGTGGTCTCCACCGAGATGGCCCGGGAGGCGCCCGAGCGACTCGCCGGCCTCCACCTCGCCCTCCTCGTGAGCGGACTGCGCCCTCGCGACGGCGTTCTCACGCCGGAGGAGGAGCACCAGCAACAGGCGAACGAGGCACTGCGCGCGAGCGAGCTCGGCTACGTGATGCTCCAGTCGACCAAGCCCCAGACGCTCTCGTACGCGCTCGCGGATTCGCCTGTCGGTCAGGCTGCGTGGATTGCGGAGAAGCTCCGCAGCTGGACCGACTGCGACGGGGACCTGGAATCGGTCCTGACCAAGGACGAGATCCTCACCAGCGTGACCACCTTTTGGGCGACCGGGACCGGCGGCTCGTCGGGACGCCTCTACCACGAGGCTCGTCTGGCCGCACTCGGATCCACCCCGCGGCAGGGACGGATCGGGGTGCCCACCGCGGTCGCCCTGTTCCCCAGGGAGCTCTACCCGACGTCTCGGCGGATCGCCTCGGAGCACTACAACATCGTGCGCTGGACGCCGATGGCACGAGGCGGCCACTTCGGCGCGTGGGAGCAGCCGGAGCTTCTGGTCGCCGACCTGCGTGCCTTCCTCGCCGGACTCTAA
- a CDS encoding alpha/beta fold hydrolase: MSAGPAEAVRAVEVVEVGGVGIAYRCLGSPEADTVLLVHGGAAHSGWWTEVAPVLAREHHVVVADLSGHGDSGHRPAYRAELWAEEMAAVLRAARAGAGDGAGPSAVVGHSMGGLVAAATAARFPELVGRLVLVDTRLPLRELPPPTTSARVFASAQEALDRFRLLPDRTNADPRLLQEVARSGLVEAGPGWRWKFDPAARRRLSNDGVRADLSSVLCPVGYLYGAQTDMGGPDSVACLEKWLGHAVPVEVVPDAFHHVPLDQPARCAEAISRMLTGLVDR, translated from the coding sequence ATGAGCGCAGGGCCGGCAGAGGCCGTTCGAGCGGTCGAGGTGGTCGAGGTCGGGGGTGTCGGAATCGCCTACCGATGTCTCGGGTCGCCCGAGGCCGACACCGTGCTCCTCGTCCATGGCGGGGCCGCACACTCCGGCTGGTGGACCGAGGTTGCTCCCGTGCTGGCCCGCGAGCACCACGTCGTGGTGGCCGACCTGAGCGGGCACGGCGACAGCGGGCACCGGCCGGCCTACCGCGCCGAGCTCTGGGCCGAGGAGATGGCTGCCGTGTTGCGCGCCGCGCGAGCCGGTGCGGGCGACGGAGCCGGCCCCTCGGCAGTGGTGGGCCACAGCATGGGAGGTCTGGTCGCTGCTGCGACGGCCGCCCGGTTCCCCGAGCTCGTCGGCAGGCTCGTCCTGGTCGACACGCGGTTGCCCCTACGGGAGCTCCCGCCGCCGACCACGTCGGCACGGGTCTTCGCCTCCGCGCAGGAGGCGCTCGACCGGTTCCGGCTGCTGCCCGACCGGACGAACGCCGACCCGCGGCTGCTGCAGGAGGTCGCCCGCTCCGGGCTCGTCGAGGCCGGCCCGGGGTGGCGGTGGAAGTTCGACCCGGCTGCGCGTCGCCGGCTGAGCAACGACGGCGTACGTGCGGACCTGTCGTCGGTGCTCTGCCCGGTCGGCTACCTGTACGGCGCGCAGACCGACATGGGTGGCCCGGACTCGGTGGCTTGCTTGGAAAAGTGGCTGGGGCACGCGGTACCGGTCGAGGTGGTACCCGATGCGTTCCACCATGTCCCGCTCGACCAGCCGGCACGCTGTGCGGAGGCGATCTCGCGCATGCTCACCGGGCTGGTCGACCGATGA